In Desulfuribacillus alkaliarsenatis, a genomic segment contains:
- a CDS encoding sulfurtransferase TusA family protein → MQVVAIDCIGEMCPIPIIKAEKQLQNLQTGDELHIKTDHSCTMQAVVNHFQRKMGYPSSSEEIDYGIWNIKIRKQVKK, encoded by the coding sequence ATGCAAGTGGTGGCAATTGATTGTATAGGTGAGATGTGTCCAATCCCTATAATTAAAGCAGAAAAACAACTACAAAACCTTCAGACTGGTGATGAATTACACATCAAAACAGATCATAGCTGTACTATGCAAGCCGTAGTAAATCATTTCCAAAGGAAAATGGGTTACCCTAGCTCGTCGGAAGAGATTGATTATGGAATTTGGAATATTAAGATTCGTAAACAAGTGAAGAAATAA
- a CDS encoding LysR family transcriptional regulator gives MNLSAIESFCLVVKLGSISKAAKELHISQPALSLQIQELENQLNAKLLERSNRGVSATEVGHIVYEYGLKLAVLACNLRKDVERVNNNQTELTVAVSSTIGQFALPCTLYIFHEQYPESKINTKSSNTREAIELTLNGSVDFSILEGPINDDDKLKLKDEGIILQRIARDDLIIIAPYNEYWKDVDEISMSDFLKLHWIFREKGSGIRSTIEAKLLQEGYNPKDLHITMELDQTSSIISSVAAERGLSIVPRLAVKKELHYKTLKAIRVKEFLFYHTISLAYSPKRIKSGLANAFLELLQSKERGFC, from the coding sequence GTGAATTTATCTGCCATTGAATCCTTTTGCTTAGTTGTTAAGTTGGGAAGTATTTCTAAAGCAGCAAAAGAATTGCACATTAGCCAGCCAGCCTTAAGCTTACAAATACAAGAGTTAGAGAACCAGTTAAATGCCAAATTATTAGAACGTAGTAACCGGGGTGTTTCGGCAACAGAGGTTGGTCATATTGTCTATGAATACGGACTAAAGCTTGCAGTTCTCGCTTGTAATTTAAGAAAAGATGTTGAACGTGTTAATAACAATCAAACGGAGCTAACCGTTGCAGTCTCTAGTACAATTGGGCAGTTTGCTTTACCTTGCACTTTATACATTTTCCACGAGCAATATCCTGAGAGTAAAATTAATACTAAAAGCTCAAATACCCGTGAAGCTATTGAATTAACCCTTAATGGTAGCGTAGACTTTTCAATTCTCGAAGGTCCAATAAACGACGACGATAAGCTTAAATTAAAAGATGAAGGCATTATTCTACAACGGATTGCCCGTGACGATTTAATTATCATTGCCCCATATAACGAGTACTGGAAAGATGTTGATGAAATCTCCATGAGTGATTTCCTGAAATTACACTGGATTTTCCGAGAAAAAGGCTCAGGAATACGCTCCACTATTGAAGCCAAATTACTACAAGAGGGATATAATCCCAAGGACTTACATATTACAATGGAGCTAGATCAGACGAGTTCTATTATCTCATCCGTCGCTGCTGAACGTGGCTTATCTATTGTTCCAAGGCTAGCTGTAAAAAAAGAGCTCCATTACAAAACACTTAAAGCCATTCGTGTTAAAGAATTTCTATTCTATCACACTATTAGTCTCGCCTATAGTCCAAAACGTATTAAGTCAGGTCTTGCAAATGCGTTCCTGGAGTTATTGCAATCTAAAGAAAGGGGTTTTTGCTAA
- the nrfD gene encoding NrfD/PsrC family molybdoenzyme membrane anchor subunit translates to MSKAKLWMIISAVMIVIGIIGGALIVINGESAMGTTDRVPWGAMIGAYVFFVVSSTGLCLVSSLGHVFGIERFEIIGKRAVTFAIITLLAGFVVIGLELGSPLNMIWILFTPNFMSAIWWMGALYGLYMVLLFVELFFMIKNNHKYATIAGTLAFISAIAAHSNLGAVFGFINARPFWAGPYLSIYFIMSAFLSGAAILSIMFYFVEKKGGTVKYKGEHIVPVLGKLLAMFIGMTMFFVTWKLITGLYGGMYGKYEGVMALISGPLAFNFWVFEVGFGMLIPFLILMLPGGFQVRRVFIASVFTMIGIFFMRYDLVVAGQIVPLKVVDGLQETVLHVYHTALPAWGVIIGALGMALFLFLLAEQKLPLDYKEHAHEEPAEKAEKVVNAEA, encoded by the coding sequence GTGAGTAAAGCAAAATTATGGATGATTATTTCAGCCGTTATGATAGTAATCGGAATAATAGGTGGAGCATTGATTGTAATCAATGGAGAATCTGCCATGGGAACAACAGACCGTGTACCATGGGGAGCGATGATAGGGGCATATGTATTCTTTGTAGTTTCTAGTACAGGATTATGCCTAGTATCTTCCTTAGGCCACGTGTTTGGAATTGAGAGATTTGAAATTATAGGCAAGCGTGCAGTCACATTTGCCATCATAACTCTTCTAGCAGGATTTGTCGTGATTGGACTTGAACTGGGAAGCCCCCTAAATATGATATGGATTCTATTCACACCAAATTTCATGTCAGCAATTTGGTGGATGGGAGCACTATATGGACTGTATATGGTTCTGCTGTTCGTTGAATTATTCTTTATGATTAAGAATAATCACAAGTATGCAACTATAGCTGGAACATTAGCATTTATTTCAGCGATTGCTGCCCACAGTAACCTAGGTGCTGTATTCGGATTTATCAATGCCAGACCATTCTGGGCAGGACCGTATCTATCAATCTACTTTATCATGTCAGCGTTCTTGTCAGGGGCTGCTATTCTCTCAATCATGTTTTACTTTGTAGAGAAAAAAGGTGGAACGGTTAAATACAAAGGAGAACATATCGTACCAGTACTAGGTAAGTTACTTGCTATGTTTATTGGAATGACGATGTTCTTCGTAACTTGGAAGTTAATTACTGGATTATATGGTGGTATGTACGGTAAGTACGAAGGTGTAATGGCGCTTATCAGTGGGCCATTGGCATTTAATTTCTGGGTCTTTGAAGTAGGATTTGGCATGCTTATACCATTCCTAATTCTTATGCTACCAGGCGGTTTCCAAGTGAGGCGAGTCTTTATCGCTTCGGTTTTCACAATGATTGGGATATTCTTCATGCGTTACGATTTAGTCGTGGCTGGTCAGATTGTACCACTTAAAGTCGTAGATGGACTACAAGAAACGGTGCTACATGTATACCATACTGCATTACCAGCGTGGGGAGTTATCATCGGAGCACTAGGGATGGCATTGTTCTTATTCTTGCTAGCTGAGCAAAAGCTACCGCTAGACTATAAAGAGCATGCACATGAAGAACCAGCAGAAAAAGCAGAGAAAGTTGTAAACGCAGAAGCATAA
- a CDS encoding YeeE/YedE family protein: protein MNKEKQRQVGYMILGASAVLLLITSLMSHYNIAIAWFLGLSFGFVFQRSRFCTVGAIRDVFLLQNFTLAKSILLYLALATSIFGFLYAVSLQTPITITSKLEAVGILTVIGAFVFGIGMVIAGGCASGTLIRMGEGLVMQWWAFLGLISGLLIGSWTYPLYVDYNYGFPQLFLADSFGIGGAMVAQLLVLASIYLTFKWVETKNQYDINYANATEVSNKASEEVAATNFKNYKKVSVENLLKPWSYKWGAISLAILTSLVFLWNKTWGITGGLTHLFAGLTNKFFINISQWEIFARVIDQSEILLWHPLVPLVIAMVVGSFMSALLAGEFRIRSVAHNRFVVSALVGGFLMGIGARLANGCNVSAVMSGIPSLSLHGWVFLLFMTLGVLVGIRILTRYLV, encoded by the coding sequence ATGAACAAAGAGAAGCAAAGACAGGTCGGCTACATGATACTTGGTGCAAGTGCGGTGCTTCTACTAATTACATCATTAATGTCCCATTATAATATAGCTATAGCTTGGTTTTTAGGTTTATCCTTTGGCTTTGTATTTCAACGCTCACGCTTTTGTACAGTGGGAGCTATTAGGGATGTATTCTTATTACAAAACTTTACATTAGCAAAAAGCATCTTGTTATATCTAGCCCTAGCTACTTCAATATTTGGATTTCTCTATGCAGTTTCTTTGCAAACACCGATTACAATTACAAGTAAGCTTGAAGCGGTCGGAATCTTAACTGTCATAGGTGCATTTGTGTTTGGTATCGGTATGGTTATAGCTGGCGGCTGTGCCTCTGGTACATTAATACGAATGGGTGAAGGTTTGGTTATGCAATGGTGGGCATTTTTAGGTCTTATTTCTGGTCTTCTCATCGGTAGTTGGACTTACCCATTGTATGTTGATTATAACTATGGCTTTCCGCAGCTATTTCTAGCAGATAGCTTTGGTATAGGTGGTGCAATGGTGGCACAATTACTGGTCCTTGCATCCATATACCTGACCTTTAAATGGGTCGAGACAAAAAATCAATATGATATCAATTACGCTAATGCAACTGAAGTAAGCAACAAAGCGAGCGAGGAAGTAGCAGCAACAAATTTTAAAAATTATAAGAAAGTTTCAGTAGAGAATCTGCTTAAGCCCTGGTCCTACAAATGGGGGGCAATAAGCTTAGCGATTTTAACATCACTGGTATTCCTCTGGAATAAAACCTGGGGAATTACTGGCGGATTGACCCATTTGTTTGCAGGTCTTACAAATAAATTTTTTATAAATATTAGCCAATGGGAGATTTTCGCTCGTGTTATTGATCAATCTGAAATCTTACTATGGCATCCATTAGTCCCACTTGTAATCGCTATGGTAGTAGGCTCCTTTATGTCAGCTCTATTAGCTGGTGAATTCCGAATTCGCTCTGTTGCCCATAACCGTTTTGTAGTTTCAGCGCTCGTGGGCGGGTTTCTTATGGGAATTGGAGCTCGATTAGCTAACGGCTGTAATGTTAGTGCCGTTATGTCGGGTATTCCTTCATTATCCCTCCATGGCTGGGTGTTTTTATTGTTTATGACATTAGGAGTGCTTGTAGGGATAAGGATTCTAACTCGCTACTTAGTTTGA
- a CDS encoding 4Fe-4S dicluster domain-containing protein: protein MAKFGMLIDASRCTGCGACQIACQMQHQLPPHLQFNRLEFRERGKYPNVRQEIVPVQCMHCDNPPCLHVCPTHATYKRSDGLVLVDHRKCIGCKYCMTACPYDVRTLNDDRVPEKCKFCADTVVQGEEPPCASTCMCGVRTFGDLDDPNSEISKKMAKVDVYQLITEKGTKPRIYYVKK from the coding sequence ATGGCTAAATTCGGAATGTTAATAGATGCTTCCCGTTGTACTGGATGCGGAGCCTGCCAAATTGCTTGCCAAATGCAGCACCAACTACCGCCACACTTGCAATTTAATCGTTTAGAGTTTAGAGAGCGTGGCAAATATCCAAATGTACGACAGGAAATCGTACCTGTTCAATGTATGCATTGTGACAACCCACCGTGTTTACATGTATGTCCAACACACGCGACATATAAGCGCTCAGATGGATTAGTGCTAGTTGATCATAGGAAGTGTATAGGATGTAAATACTGTATGACGGCCTGCCCTTACGATGTGCGGACATTAAACGATGATCGTGTACCAGAGAAGTGTAAGTTCTGTGCTGATACTGTAGTTCAAGGTGAAGAGCCGCCGTGTGCAAGCACATGTATGTGTGGCGTTCGTACTTTTGGTGACTTGGATGACCCAAATAGTGAAATTAGTAAAAAGATGGCTAAGGTTGATGTGTATCAACTTATTACTGAAAAAGGCACAAAACCAAGAATCTATTATGTAAAGAAATAG
- a CDS encoding TorD/DmsD family molecular chaperone, whose amino-acid sequence MQNNMQKQAMVEMFQLLAEFYKYPNREFYEYISEENIQEELKQLVNGAGMDFAIQIYKPFASFDEMRIEYTRAFIGIDKPAATPVESIYKVWTTDETATMAFAKSKGYLMGDSALHVQHLLEKFQLEIPEELGKKPDHISVLLELQSYILEHESDEAALQFAKDHFDWIRDFKQEIEKVEGHEFYIYTTELLIDVIEETKVLLTKNIK is encoded by the coding sequence ATGCAAAACAATATGCAAAAGCAAGCAATGGTCGAAATGTTTCAATTATTAGCTGAGTTTTACAAATATCCAAATCGTGAATTCTATGAATATATCAGTGAGGAAAACATCCAAGAAGAGCTGAAACAGCTGGTCAATGGAGCGGGTATGGATTTTGCAATTCAAATCTACAAACCATTTGCGAGCTTTGATGAAATGCGTATTGAATATACCCGTGCCTTTATAGGTATAGATAAACCAGCAGCAACTCCTGTGGAGTCGATATACAAGGTCTGGACAACAGACGAAACAGCTACAATGGCTTTTGCAAAAAGCAAGGGTTATCTGATGGGAGATAGCGCCCTGCATGTACAACATTTGCTCGAGAAATTTCAACTAGAAATACCTGAAGAATTAGGTAAGAAACCTGATCATATAAGCGTTCTACTAGAACTGCAAAGTTACATTCTAGAACACGAGAGTGATGAGGCGGCCTTACAATTTGCAAAAGATCATTTCGATTGGATTCGAGATTTTAAGCAAGAAATTGAAAAGGTTGAAGGCCATGAGTTTTATATATACACCACTGAGCTATTAATTGATGTAATAGAAGAAACGAAAGTGCTCTTAACGAAAAATATAAAATAA
- the srrA gene encoding respiratory selenite reductase catalytic subunit SrrA — translation MNKFNRRTFLKATAAASAVAAVPVYLNFSEHKKVASEAPLKKVWTQCNGCSSMCTKAVYSKNNRLWKVEGHPLHLKAGGRLCARGHGVAIDVYNPSRVDQPYKRVGDSFEPISWEQANAEIGEKLTNIVDQHSGDSVLWVEHGPRGKFYADIFLDLIGSPNYCTHYSTCFTSKTNVWPKMVGSSLAADHENADYLLFAGRNFAGGIIPNGMSKIHKALERGAKLVVVDPKYNEMAKLADEWIPIRPGTDLAFFLGIAHTLISENLYDYRFIGRHVHGFYEFWEANKTADADWAAEVTGIPAETIRRIAREMAAKAPKAILEPGWHGLHAHYANSTQTAQMNVIVNALLGNFYKIGGLYPAQNVPFGSVDRKIPRFKRRGDRADGAGVAGKYPTVEPGRGIAQLTPKLIEDGTIKAVFIYHYNPLRTAPNPEEQKKIKNAELVVVIPTDWNETAVYTADYVLPEHYYLERTEAPRNVNGHVAHIYPQIAIRQTALEPIHNTRHLKDIIDGIATSMGYEGYFDFTLDEEVEAALTTIEDVSRERLYEEGVIEFTSHFVEGIPSEHNTSTGKVNFSVPEYAEHGFSGFPTWVPPATWPKAENEFRLIHGKQPWHSHSVTSNNPYLLEMTKKYNGEWMWMNAIRAEKLGIKNGDVVTIHSSVSTKQAKVKVTELLHPDCVWVANSYGNYSPRQKNGYGIGVNFNDFLEVMVEPMAGGTNCQEIIVSITKGVS, via the coding sequence ATGAATAAGTTCAACCGTCGTACCTTCCTAAAAGCGACGGCCGCAGCGAGCGCTGTTGCTGCTGTGCCTGTTTATCTGAATTTCTCAGAGCACAAAAAAGTAGCTTCTGAAGCTCCACTTAAAAAAGTGTGGACCCAGTGTAATGGCTGTTCTAGTATGTGCACCAAAGCTGTTTACTCGAAGAACAACCGACTTTGGAAAGTAGAAGGACATCCATTACACCTAAAAGCTGGAGGAAGACTATGTGCTCGTGGTCATGGAGTTGCTATTGATGTATATAATCCATCAAGAGTAGATCAACCGTACAAGAGAGTGGGGGATAGTTTTGAACCAATTAGTTGGGAACAAGCTAACGCTGAAATTGGTGAAAAACTTACAAATATTGTAGACCAACACTCAGGAGATTCAGTACTTTGGGTAGAGCATGGTCCTAGAGGTAAATTCTATGCTGATATTTTCCTAGACTTAATTGGTTCGCCGAACTATTGTACACACTATTCAACATGCTTTACATCGAAAACTAATGTATGGCCTAAGATGGTAGGATCTTCATTAGCGGCTGACCACGAAAATGCAGATTATTTATTATTTGCAGGTCGTAACTTTGCCGGTGGGATTATTCCAAACGGTATGTCAAAAATCCATAAAGCTCTAGAACGAGGCGCCAAATTAGTAGTTGTCGATCCAAAGTACAATGAAATGGCAAAACTCGCTGATGAGTGGATACCTATTCGTCCAGGTACAGATTTAGCATTCTTCTTAGGGATTGCCCACACTCTCATCTCTGAGAATCTATACGACTATAGATTTATTGGTCGTCATGTTCACGGGTTTTATGAGTTTTGGGAAGCGAACAAAACTGCCGATGCTGACTGGGCTGCTGAGGTTACAGGCATTCCAGCAGAAACTATTCGCAGAATAGCTAGAGAGATGGCAGCAAAAGCGCCTAAAGCTATCCTAGAACCAGGTTGGCATGGTCTTCATGCACACTATGCAAATAGTACCCAAACGGCACAGATGAACGTTATTGTGAATGCCTTACTAGGCAACTTCTATAAAATTGGAGGATTGTATCCTGCACAGAATGTACCATTTGGTTCAGTTGATCGTAAAATTCCACGATTCAAGCGTCGAGGCGACAGAGCTGATGGAGCAGGTGTAGCTGGAAAGTATCCAACAGTTGAGCCAGGGCGCGGAATTGCTCAGCTTACACCGAAGTTGATTGAAGATGGCACTATCAAAGCAGTATTTATATATCATTACAACCCATTACGTACGGCACCAAATCCAGAAGAACAGAAAAAAATCAAAAATGCCGAGCTTGTGGTTGTAATTCCAACAGATTGGAATGAAACAGCAGTTTACACAGCTGATTATGTATTACCAGAACATTACTATTTGGAAAGAACGGAAGCCCCTCGTAATGTTAATGGTCATGTGGCACACATTTATCCACAAATAGCAATACGTCAAACGGCGCTTGAGCCAATTCATAACACAAGACACCTTAAGGACATAATTGATGGAATAGCAACATCTATGGGATATGAAGGGTATTTTGATTTTACGTTAGATGAAGAGGTTGAAGCAGCACTTACAACGATTGAAGATGTTAGTCGCGAACGATTGTATGAGGAAGGTGTAATAGAATTCACTAGTCATTTCGTAGAAGGAATTCCATCCGAGCATAATACTTCAACAGGAAAAGTCAATTTCAGTGTACCTGAGTATGCAGAGCATGGATTTAGTGGATTCCCAACATGGGTACCACCGGCTACTTGGCCGAAAGCAGAGAATGAATTCCGTTTAATTCATGGAAAACAACCATGGCATTCCCATAGTGTCACTTCAAATAATCCATACCTGTTAGAAATGACGAAAAAATATAACGGAGAATGGATGTGGATGAACGCAATACGTGCTGAAAAACTTGGCATTAAAAATGGTGATGTTGTAACAATTCACTCGTCCGTATCCACGAAACAAGCGAAAGTTAAAGTTACTGAATTGCTACACCCTGACTGTGTCTGGGTTGCAAACTCCTATGGTAACTATTCGCCAAGACAAAAGAACGGTTATGGGATAGGTGTAAACTTTAATGACTTCCTGGAGGTAATGGTTGAGCCAATGGCAGGCGGAACTAATTGCCAAGAAATAATTGTAAGCATTACAAAGGGGGTAAGCTAA